The following are encoded in a window of Armatimonas rosea genomic DNA:
- a CDS encoding YggS family pyridoxal phosphate-dependent enzyme — MQNEITERVFYLRERIAVAAACAGRSPDEITLVGVSKRHSSESVRAAWDAGVREFGENYIQEARDKCAQLGELPGLRWHLIGGLQSNKARLAVALFDVVQTVDRLSLAQVLSREAEKQEKELAVLVEVNLAGQENRAGVAEPEALALCEQVAALPNLRLCGLMGMAPLRADAEAIRPHFARLRHLYEALPEANRRVLSMGMSGDFEAAIAEGANLVRIGTALFGQRPSVSTT; from the coding sequence GTGCAGAACGAGATCACAGAGCGTGTTTTTTATCTCCGCGAGAGAATTGCGGTAGCGGCTGCCTGTGCGGGGCGGTCACCCGACGAGATCACACTAGTCGGAGTCAGTAAGCGTCACTCCAGCGAGTCGGTGCGTGCGGCATGGGACGCGGGAGTGCGTGAGTTTGGGGAGAACTACATCCAGGAGGCGCGTGACAAGTGCGCGCAGCTGGGCGAGCTTCCCGGGCTTCGCTGGCACTTGATCGGAGGCCTGCAGTCTAACAAGGCCCGGCTTGCGGTTGCCCTCTTTGATGTGGTGCAGACCGTGGACCGGCTCTCGCTGGCTCAGGTGCTCTCACGAGAAGCGGAAAAACAGGAAAAAGAGCTTGCGGTTCTGGTGGAGGTCAACCTTGCAGGGCAAGAAAACCGTGCGGGGGTTGCGGAGCCAGAGGCACTAGCGCTTTGTGAGCAGGTCGCGGCACTGCCGAACCTGCGTCTTTGTGGCTTGATGGGGATGGCGCCTCTCCGTGCGGATGCGGAGGCGATACGGCCCCATTTTGCGCGTCTGCGGCACCTCTACGAGGCCCTCCCCGAGGCAAATCGAAGGGTTCTCTCCATGGGGATGTCGGGGGATTTTGAAGCGGCGATTGCCGAAGGGGCTAACCTTGTGCGGATTGGGACAGCTCTTTTTGGCCAGCGCCCTAGCGTGAGCACTACTTAA
- a CDS encoding cell division protein SepF, with the protein MYNAHERHDEQEEQGVGFKDRLKSLFGLRPLSAEVDEDEGFDDSEPPAARLGYAPRAGAVATLTTAPAAATAATNMTTRNTTYRLSSVRDSSITIMPANSFSDVQKAADRLKQGEPQILNLEKTSPEVAERLIDFLNGVTYALDGYVEKVADGAYLFTPANMAIHADRPSEQPKPFFDRL; encoded by the coding sequence ATGTACAACGCCCACGAGCGTCATGATGAGCAGGAAGAGCAGGGAGTCGGTTTTAAAGATCGCCTAAAGAGCCTCTTTGGGTTGCGTCCCCTGTCGGCAGAGGTCGATGAAGACGAGGGCTTCGACGATTCCGAGCCCCCGGCGGCCCGACTGGGCTATGCTCCCCGCGCGGGAGCGGTAGCGACACTTACCACCGCCCCCGCGGCAGCGACAGCAGCAACGAACATGACCACCCGGAACACGACCTATCGGCTCTCGTCGGTGCGTGATAGCTCCATTACGATCATGCCCGCCAACTCCTTCTCCGATGTCCAGAAGGCGGCGGACCGCCTCAAGCAAGGCGAGCCGCAGATTCTCAACCTGGAGAAGACCTCTCCCGAGGTTGCCGAGCGCCTGATCGACTTCCTCAATGGGGTCACCTATGCGCTGGATGGCTATGTGGAGAAGGTGGCGGATGGAGCGTATCTCTTCACCCCTGCCAATATGGCGATTCATGCCGACCGGCCCAGCGAGCAGCCCAAGCCGTTCTTTGATCGCCTCTAG
- the proC gene encoding pyrroline-5-carboxylate reductase: MTLAVLGTGKLGGAILRGWVRAGLFAPSEIALPARASGRALAAELGARVAGSNGETVAGAEILLLAVKPYQLASVLTEVRDQLPPECLVLSVAAGVSTTALEAVLPDRQPVLRVLPNTPAQIGAAASAFCRGAAATNDHAATVTRLFSALGLCIEVAESQMDAVVGVAASGVAFVYLFLEALTDGGVRMGLPRAAARQLAAQTLVGAGQLALETGLHPMELKDAVTTPGGTTMAGIAVLESAAFRGIVMEAVRAATERSAELGRPK, translated from the coding sequence ATGACACTGGCGGTTCTCGGGACCGGCAAGCTAGGCGGCGCGATCCTGCGCGGCTGGGTGCGTGCCGGGCTGTTTGCTCCGAGTGAGATCGCCCTGCCCGCGCGCGCATCGGGGCGCGCGCTGGCGGCGGAGCTCGGTGCGCGTGTCGCGGGCTCGAATGGGGAGACCGTGGCAGGAGCTGAGATCCTCCTGCTGGCGGTCAAGCCCTACCAGCTCGCCTCCGTGCTCACCGAGGTGCGTGACCAGCTCCCTCCTGAGTGCCTGGTGCTCTCGGTCGCAGCAGGTGTCTCCACGACGGCGCTGGAGGCAGTTCTCCCGGATCGCCAGCCCGTGCTGCGTGTTCTTCCCAATACCCCCGCCCAGATCGGCGCAGCGGCATCGGCGTTCTGCCGCGGAGCCGCAGCCACCAACGATCATGCGGCGACAGTCACCCGGCTTTTCTCCGCGCTAGGGCTCTGTATCGAGGTCGCCGAGAGTCAGATGGATGCGGTAGTGGGCGTGGCTGCCTCGGGCGTGGCGTTTGTCTATCTCTTCCTGGAGGCCCTGACCGATGGGGGAGTTCGCATGGGCCTGCCCCGCGCTGCCGCCCGCCAGCTCGCCGCACAGACCCTGGTGGGGGCCGGACAGCTCGCGCTGGAGACGGGCCTGCACCCGATGGAGCTCAAGGATGCGGTCACGACCCCGGGGGGCACGACCATGGCGGGAATCGCCGTGCTGGAGAGTGCTGCCTTCCGAGGGATCGTCATGGAGGCGGTTCGCGCGGCCACCGAGCGCTCGGCGGAGCTGGGGCGTCCTAAGTGA
- a CDS encoding glycoside hydrolase family 3 N-terminal domain-containing protein: protein MSLTLSLEERVGQLCCFGWHGRTCLDEQARVCVQELHAGAMVVMGRNLHDTTQRPLPQIDAPAVRAMLDALQALAKTPLLIATDQEGGRVARFGTAPFTPAPAAAALESTEAAYASALQTGRELATVGVNMNFAPVADINSNPENPVIGDRSFGTTPEAVTPKLLAQLQGYTDSGILSCLKHFPGHGDTSTDSHFLLPTLPHTLATLEARELAPFRAGIAAGAPAVMTAHILFPALDTALPATMSPAILTGLLRETLGFQGLIVTDCLEMRAVADHWGTAQAALAAVKAGADLVLVCHTLERQRETYETLLAAARSGELSEARLNEAVTRVLAAKARVTSVPFDPTLLGGTQHATAATTLGSEAPRLS from the coding sequence GTGAGCCTAACACTGAGCCTGGAAGAGCGCGTCGGGCAGCTCTGCTGCTTTGGCTGGCATGGGCGCACGTGCCTGGACGAGCAAGCCCGTGTCTGTGTGCAGGAGCTCCATGCGGGAGCGATGGTGGTCATGGGCCGCAACCTCCACGACACGACCCAGCGCCCGTTGCCGCAGATCGACGCCCCCGCGGTGCGGGCGATGCTCGATGCGCTCCAAGCCCTTGCCAAGACCCCGCTCTTGATCGCGACCGACCAAGAAGGGGGCCGGGTGGCACGTTTTGGCACCGCGCCCTTCACCCCTGCACCTGCCGCTGCCGCTCTTGAGAGCACTGAGGCTGCCTATGCGAGCGCGCTCCAGACCGGGCGCGAGCTGGCGACAGTCGGGGTGAACATGAACTTTGCGCCGGTGGCGGATATCAACTCCAACCCAGAGAACCCGGTGATTGGCGACCGCAGCTTTGGGACAACCCCGGAGGCGGTCACTCCCAAGCTCCTCGCACAGCTCCAAGGCTACACGGACTCTGGGATTCTCTCTTGCCTGAAGCACTTCCCCGGACACGGCGATACCAGCACCGACTCCCACTTCTTGTTGCCGACACTTCCCCACACGCTGGCGACTCTGGAGGCTCGGGAGCTTGCGCCGTTTCGAGCGGGGATTGCGGCGGGTGCCCCCGCGGTGATGACGGCCCACATTCTCTTTCCTGCACTGGACACGGCGCTTCCCGCGACCATGAGCCCGGCGATCTTGACCGGTCTGCTCCGGGAGACCCTGGGTTTTCAGGGGCTGATTGTCACGGACTGCCTGGAGATGCGGGCGGTTGCGGACCACTGGGGCACGGCTCAGGCCGCCCTCGCCGCGGTGAAGGCAGGGGCAGACTTGGTCCTGGTCTGCCACACCCTGGAGCGCCAGCGCGAGACCTACGAGACCCTGCTCGCCGCCGCCCGCTCGGGGGAGCTTTCTGAAGCACGCCTCAACGAGGCCGTGACCCGTGTTCTTGCCGCTAAGGCGCGAGTGACCTCGGTGCCCTTTGACCCCACCCTCCTTGGGGGAACACAGCACGCCACGGCAGCGACAACCTTAGGCTCCGAAGCGCCTAGGCTTTCGTGA
- a CDS encoding glucoamylase family protein, which yields MRKTSLSLEVLAHRAFDFFWHETHPSTGLTKDRAKNIGAADRYTVASVAATGYALAALPIGVGRGWVSAASAEQRALLTLRFLSQELPHHHGFFYHFIDWRDGKRVWSCELSSIDSTLLFLGALAAGRFFGGECAERADALVARTDWPWMQNNGAAPSMGWKPESGFIPARWSGYTEASYLYLLALGVPTHPLPQSSWDALTFTETPAVPAFWAQMTPGYVNLKGLKDRQGRDWWGIFQRSHEANAAFCAKNAERFVTYRDGVWGITACDQPPPVGYGAQSPRDGDHDGTVAPTAAMAGALFVPELTKKALASLQRRFGEKITGRYGLSNALNADKNWFDTDVIGIDLGMALLAWENSKTGLLWKLVGEHPYLKQGLSTAGFTKAGTTRDPA from the coding sequence ATGAGGAAGACTAGCCTCTCCCTTGAGGTACTGGCCCACCGTGCCTTCGACTTCTTCTGGCACGAGACCCACCCCAGCACGGGACTGACCAAGGACCGCGCCAAGAATATAGGAGCGGCCGATCGCTACACGGTTGCCTCGGTGGCAGCGACCGGCTATGCACTGGCAGCCTTACCGATTGGGGTGGGCCGCGGCTGGGTCTCCGCCGCTTCCGCGGAGCAGCGTGCCCTGCTCACGTTGCGCTTTCTGAGCCAGGAGCTCCCCCACCACCACGGCTTCTTCTACCACTTTATCGACTGGCGCGATGGCAAGCGGGTCTGGAGCTGCGAGCTCTCGTCGATCGACTCCACCCTTCTCTTTCTTGGGGCTCTGGCGGCGGGCCGCTTCTTTGGCGGAGAGTGTGCCGAGCGCGCCGATGCCCTGGTCGCGCGCACCGACTGGCCCTGGATGCAGAACAACGGCGCGGCCCCCAGCATGGGCTGGAAGCCCGAGTCGGGGTTTATCCCGGCGCGCTGGAGCGGCTACACCGAGGCGAGCTACCTCTATCTCCTCGCCCTGGGAGTCCCCACGCACCCGCTCCCGCAGTCATCGTGGGACGCGCTCACCTTCACCGAGACCCCCGCCGTCCCTGCGTTCTGGGCGCAGATGACGCCCGGCTACGTGAACTTGAAGGGCCTCAAGGACCGCCAGGGCCGCGACTGGTGGGGAATTTTCCAGCGCTCCCACGAGGCCAACGCAGCGTTCTGCGCCAAGAATGCCGAGCGCTTTGTCACCTACCGCGACGGAGTCTGGGGCATCACCGCCTGCGACCAGCCCCCGCCAGTCGGCTATGGCGCCCAGTCCCCGCGCGATGGGGACCACGACGGGACAGTCGCCCCCACCGCCGCGATGGCGGGAGCTCTCTTCGTCCCCGAGCTGACGAAAAAAGCGCTCGCCTCGCTCCAGCGCCGCTTTGGTGAGAAGATCACCGGGCGCTATGGCCTCTCCAACGCCCTCAACGCCGACAAAAACTGGTTCGACACCGATGTGATAGGGATCGATCTGGGGATGGCGCTCCTGGCGTGGGAGAACTCCAAGACGGGCCTGCTCTGGAAGCTGGTGGGAGAGCATCCCTACCTCAAGCAAGGCCTGAGCACCGCGGGCTTTACGAAGGCCGGAACCACAAGGGATCCGGCTTGA
- the ftsH gene encoding ATP-dependent zinc metalloprotease FtsH: MNRNLRLGLLVVFVITMGFLLKATLSRTPLPWFNQRKQVDYGLFLKEVDQGDVIASGKFYKNVFLGKYSPSAHGNHGPLDFQVALPPEAPERSRLMKLLSEKGVSFGQEPEGPMDFVLASLFPVLAFLLLAGVIYMVFSRAAQNGNNQALNFTKSRIRRPNENVPKVTFDDVAGVEEAKQELQEIVDFLKNARRFQALGAKIPKGVLLLGPPGSGKTLLARAIAGEAQVPFFHISGSDFVEMFVGVGASRVRDLFDTARQNRPALVFIDEIDAVGRQRGAGWGGGHDEREQTLNQLLVEMDGFDPNAGVILIAATNRPDVLDPALLRPGRFDRRVVVDAPDAKGREAILGVHTRGKPMGDDVNLESISKRTPGFAGAELANLVNEAAILAARREKTKIEMAEFEEAIDREMMGPARKNRLMTTVAKRRTAVHEAGHALIAELLANANPLHKVTILPRGRALGVTITLPTEDRYNQTKAEMEDMIAMALGGRIAEILTYGQDGGLDTGASNDLGQVTEIARAMVCEFGMSERIGNRRIGKRHGGNFLGPNGTMEERDYSDEVAKIVDEDIQSIIDRNYKRAEDILHTNRVVLDRLADALMERETLDRDEFLALIQDAIAPVVGGRQPEPPTKPEPPVPPAPPAPSEPSEPTRPTTPRPRLEPGMA; the protein is encoded by the coding sequence TTGAACCGTAATTTACGGCTGGGTCTACTGGTTGTTTTTGTGATTACCATGGGTTTTCTGCTCAAGGCGACGCTCTCGCGTACGCCTCTGCCATGGTTCAATCAGCGAAAACAGGTTGACTATGGTCTGTTCCTGAAAGAGGTTGACCAGGGGGACGTGATCGCGTCTGGGAAGTTCTATAAAAATGTCTTCTTGGGCAAGTACTCACCCTCGGCTCATGGCAACCATGGTCCCCTCGACTTCCAAGTAGCCCTGCCCCCTGAAGCTCCCGAGCGCAGCCGCCTGATGAAGCTTCTGAGCGAGAAAGGCGTCTCCTTTGGCCAAGAGCCCGAGGGCCCGATGGACTTCGTGCTGGCCTCCCTCTTCCCTGTGCTTGCCTTCCTCCTGCTGGCCGGTGTGATCTACATGGTCTTTAGCCGTGCCGCACAAAATGGCAACAACCAGGCCCTGAACTTCACCAAGTCCCGGATCCGCCGTCCCAATGAGAACGTCCCGAAGGTGACCTTCGACGATGTCGCGGGGGTGGAGGAGGCCAAGCAAGAGCTCCAGGAGATCGTCGATTTTCTGAAGAACGCCCGTCGCTTCCAGGCGCTGGGGGCCAAGATTCCGAAGGGTGTTTTGCTGCTGGGCCCTCCCGGCTCGGGCAAGACCCTGCTGGCCCGCGCGATTGCCGGCGAGGCGCAGGTTCCCTTCTTCCATATCTCCGGCTCGGACTTTGTCGAGATGTTTGTCGGCGTGGGCGCAAGCCGCGTGCGCGACCTCTTCGACACCGCGCGCCAGAACCGCCCCGCGCTGGTCTTTATCGACGAGATCGACGCGGTCGGACGCCAGCGTGGGGCCGGCTGGGGCGGCGGCCACGATGAGCGTGAGCAGACCCTCAACCAGCTCCTTGTCGAGATGGACGGCTTCGACCCCAACGCCGGCGTGATCCTGATCGCCGCGACCAACCGCCCCGATGTGCTCGACCCCGCCCTGCTCCGTCCGGGCCGCTTCGACCGCCGCGTGGTGGTGGATGCCCCCGATGCCAAGGGCCGCGAGGCGATCCTGGGGGTCCACACCCGTGGCAAGCCCATGGGCGATGATGTCAACTTAGAGAGCATCTCCAAGCGCACCCCTGGCTTCGCCGGTGCCGAGCTCGCCAACCTGGTCAACGAGGCCGCGATCCTGGCCGCACGCCGCGAAAAGACCAAGATCGAGATGGCGGAGTTTGAAGAGGCGATCGACCGCGAGATGATGGGGCCGGCACGCAAGAACCGCCTGATGACCACGGTCGCCAAGCGTCGCACCGCAGTCCATGAGGCCGGGCACGCGCTGATCGCCGAGCTCCTGGCCAATGCCAACCCGCTGCACAAGGTGACCATCCTGCCGCGTGGCCGCGCTCTGGGCGTGACCATCACCCTCCCGACCGAGGACCGCTACAACCAGACCAAGGCCGAGATGGAAGACATGATCGCCATGGCCCTGGGCGGACGAATCGCGGAGATCCTGACCTACGGCCAAGACGGCGGCCTCGACACGGGGGCGTCCAACGACCTCGGACAGGTCACCGAGATCGCACGCGCCATGGTCTGTGAGTTCGGCATGAGCGAGCGGATCGGCAACCGACGGATCGGCAAGCGCCACGGCGGAAACTTCCTCGGCCCCAACGGCACGATGGAGGAGCGCGACTACTCCGATGAGGTCGCCAAGATCGTGGACGAGGACATCCAGAGCATTATCGACCGCAACTACAAGCGCGCCGAGGACATCCTCCACACCAACCGCGTGGTCCTGGACCGGCTGGCCGATGCGCTGATGGAGCGCGAGACCCTGGACCGCGACGAGTTCCTGGCTCTGATTCAGGATGCGATCGCTCCCGTGGTCGGAGGGCGTCAGCCCGAGCCGCCCACAAAGCCCGAGCCGCCCGTGCCCCCCGCTCCGCCCGCCCCAAGCGAGCCCAGCGAGCCGACACGACCGACCACCCCACGGCCGCGCCTCGAACCAGGAATGGCCTAG
- the ispH gene encoding 4-hydroxy-3-methylbut-2-enyl diphosphate reductase codes for MNVLLAGPRGFCAGVDRAIEIVEVALEVYGAPLYVRHEIIHNEHVVARLRERGVVFTDFLSEVPEGSNLIFSAHGVSPAVRDEAAARGLNVIDGTCPLVTKIHLEVHKFLKRGYGIFFIGHRGHVETEGTMGEAPGKLILVCEEHEVAHLPEPPDEKLIYLTQTTLSIDETRGIVDALKARFPRMENPPSSDICYATQNRQDAVKVLAQKADTILVIGSQTSSNSRSLRQVAEAHGARAFLIDDASFLTDAMLDGAQTVGVTSGASAPEDIVQGVIEALRDRGAESVEEFRVLEEDVEFKLPPGLVQLLPPNPRRAGGQ; via the coding sequence ATGAACGTTCTTCTGGCGGGTCCGCGCGGCTTCTGTGCGGGAGTCGATCGGGCGATTGAGATCGTGGAGGTGGCGCTGGAGGTCTATGGCGCACCGCTCTATGTCCGGCACGAGATCATCCACAACGAGCATGTCGTGGCGCGGCTGCGCGAGCGCGGCGTGGTCTTCACGGACTTCCTGAGCGAAGTCCCCGAGGGCAGCAATCTTATCTTCTCCGCACACGGCGTCTCGCCCGCCGTCCGCGACGAAGCCGCGGCGCGGGGGCTCAATGTGATCGACGGCACCTGCCCGCTGGTCACCAAGATCCACTTGGAGGTCCATAAGTTTCTCAAGCGTGGCTACGGCATCTTCTTCATCGGGCACCGTGGCCATGTGGAGACCGAGGGGACGATGGGCGAGGCGCCGGGCAAGCTGATCTTAGTCTGTGAGGAGCACGAGGTCGCCCACCTGCCCGAGCCACCCGACGAGAAGCTGATCTACCTCACGCAGACCACGCTCTCGATTGATGAGACCCGCGGGATCGTGGACGCGCTCAAGGCACGCTTTCCTCGGATGGAGAACCCGCCGTCGTCGGATATCTGCTACGCGACCCAGAACCGCCAGGACGCCGTGAAGGTGCTCGCCCAGAAAGCCGACACGATCCTGGTGATCGGCTCGCAGACCTCGTCGAACTCTCGCAGCCTGCGCCAGGTGGCTGAGGCCCACGGAGCCCGCGCCTTCCTCATCGACGATGCGAGCTTCCTCACCGATGCTATGCTCGACGGCGCCCAGACGGTCGGCGTCACCTCCGGCGCGTCTGCCCCTGAGGACATCGTCCAAGGCGTGATTGAGGCCCTCCGCGACCGCGGCGCCGAGAGTGTCGAGGAGTTCCGCGTCCTGGAAGAGGATGTCGAGTTCAAGCTCCCACCCGGGCTGGTGCAGCTCCTCCCCCCTAACCCCCGCCGAGCGGGGGGACAATAA
- a CDS encoding DUF1963 domain-containing protein, whose amino-acid sequence MAQVTKEMLRERFVEAGLQAFWPQIERVVRPAIQVHSSPCSDDSLAIGASKRGGAPDLPVDFVWPERGGEPCDFFCQINLEATASFDVEGLLPKAGLLSFFISKDQVVEGELNGDPVFFFASEVPLTRQSNERVEELMKYSEVMRYEFDYTWSFPNNSAKLNFLGRGTEAKDLFVGVSWEVGGGDCLLGHPDDYQWDQEPTCELTYRGVTWQTRSDSPEAWASLYAEVEQIAFDNWLCLFDTSDDFGVFSLSYCIRRDDLARQDFSKTILIAVN is encoded by the coding sequence ATGGCACAAGTCACGAAAGAGATGCTGCGGGAGCGCTTTGTAGAGGCGGGGCTGCAGGCGTTCTGGCCACAGATCGAGCGTGTCGTTCGGCCTGCCATTCAGGTACACTCTTCGCCCTGTTCTGATGACAGCCTGGCGATTGGAGCTTCCAAGCGCGGCGGTGCGCCGGATTTGCCCGTGGATTTTGTTTGGCCTGAACGAGGCGGGGAGCCTTGCGATTTTTTCTGTCAGATCAATCTGGAGGCAACGGCTTCATTTGATGTCGAGGGACTTCTGCCCAAGGCAGGTCTGCTGTCGTTCTTCATCTCGAAAGACCAAGTGGTCGAAGGTGAGCTAAACGGCGATCCTGTCTTTTTTTTCGCGTCTGAAGTCCCCCTCACCCGACAGAGTAACGAGCGGGTAGAGGAACTCATGAAGTATTCCGAGGTGATGCGGTATGAGTTCGACTATACGTGGTCATTTCCAAATAACTCCGCGAAGCTGAACTTTCTAGGGAGAGGCACAGAGGCTAAAGATTTATTTGTTGGCGTTTCTTGGGAAGTAGGTGGTGGGGATTGTTTACTGGGGCATCCTGACGACTACCAATGGGATCAAGAGCCAACTTGTGAACTAACCTACCGAGGAGTGACATGGCAAACTCGTAGCGACTCCCCGGAAGCATGGGCTTCTCTATATGCAGAGGTAGAGCAGATCGCTTTTGATAACTGGCTGTGCCTCTTCGATACATCTGACGATTTCGGTGTGTTCTCGCTGAGCTACTGCATCCGTCGAGATGATCTAGCACGGCAGGATTTCTCTAAGACCATCCTGATCGCCGTGAACTGA
- a CDS encoding alpha-L-fucosidase, giving the protein MKRTFFDADRERRMAWFREARFGMFIHWGLYAVPGGVWKGRDIGGVGEWIFNSAQITVADYEPLQQQFNPVQFSAKEWVRTAKDAGMRYIVITSKHHDGFCLWDSKLTDWDVMGTPFKRDILKELAAECQKQKVKLCFYHSIMDWHHPDYLPRRGWDKRPTAEANFNRYVEYMKGQLKELLTNYGPIGIAWFDGEWEGTWTHERGEDLYKFVRSLQPSIIVNNRVDKGRQGMAGMTKGEFAGDYGTPEQEIPANGFGEGVDWESCMTLNDTWGFKSKDTHWKSAETLLKNLIDCASKGGNYLLNVGPTPEGTFPAPIVERLGMMGKWLKAHGEAIYGTQASPFPRPLSWGRVTRKGSKLYLHVFDTSQPRIVLPGLKTRIKGAHTLVGYSKPGTLQIDSRGNRTGSFSFSKERIPVPAVASPEGVALTLPERLKDQTIPVIVLELDGPPVVEATLPSQDAQGTVTLVAADAKIEGGTARYEAEKNCIGYWTDIKDTVSWEFQLTKPGNFIPELQLAAPRSAAGAQYTLEVRTGGTVTRWSGLVPDTGDWNAFQTVVLAPPPGPYALGVGRYVLRVIPKTKPGEGVMNLRSVRLKPV; this is encoded by the coding sequence ATGAAACGCACGTTTTTCGATGCTGACCGCGAGCGGAGGATGGCCTGGTTCCGTGAGGCGCGGTTTGGGATGTTTATTCACTGGGGACTCTACGCCGTGCCGGGTGGGGTCTGGAAGGGCCGCGATATTGGGGGAGTCGGGGAGTGGATCTTTAACTCCGCCCAGATCACGGTCGCGGACTACGAGCCGCTCCAGCAGCAGTTCAACCCCGTGCAGTTCAGCGCCAAGGAGTGGGTGCGGACCGCCAAGGACGCCGGGATGCGCTATATCGTCATCACCAGTAAGCACCACGATGGCTTCTGTCTGTGGGACTCCAAGCTCACGGACTGGGATGTCATGGGGACGCCGTTCAAGCGCGATATCCTCAAAGAGCTCGCCGCGGAGTGCCAGAAGCAGAAGGTCAAGCTGTGCTTCTACCACTCGATCATGGACTGGCACCACCCGGACTACCTGCCGCGCCGTGGCTGGGACAAGCGCCCTACGGCGGAGGCGAACTTCAACCGCTATGTCGAGTACATGAAGGGCCAGCTCAAGGAGCTTCTGACCAACTACGGCCCGATTGGGATCGCGTGGTTCGACGGCGAGTGGGAGGGGACCTGGACCCACGAGCGCGGCGAGGACTTGTATAAGTTTGTGCGCTCGCTCCAGCCCAGTATCATTGTCAATAACCGGGTTGATAAGGGCCGCCAGGGCATGGCCGGGATGACCAAGGGCGAGTTTGCCGGCGACTACGGCACCCCCGAGCAGGAGATTCCCGCCAACGGCTTTGGCGAGGGCGTCGACTGGGAGTCCTGCATGACCCTCAACGACACCTGGGGCTTTAAGAGCAAGGACACGCACTGGAAGTCCGCAGAGACGCTCCTCAAAAACCTGATCGACTGCGCCAGCAAGGGCGGCAACTACCTCCTCAATGTCGGGCCGACCCCCGAGGGGACCTTCCCCGCCCCGATTGTCGAGCGCCTTGGCATGATGGGCAAGTGGCTCAAGGCCCACGGCGAGGCGATCTACGGGACACAGGCGAGCCCGTTCCCGAGGCCGCTCTCGTGGGGGCGTGTGACCCGTAAGGGGAGCAAACTCTACCTCCATGTCTTCGATACCAGCCAGCCCCGGATCGTCCTCCCCGGCCTGAAGACACGCATCAAAGGCGCCCACACGCTGGTGGGCTACAGCAAGCCGGGCACGCTCCAGATCGACTCGCGGGGCAACCGCACGGGCTCGTTTAGTTTCAGCAAGGAGCGCATCCCCGTACCTGCAGTCGCCAGCCCGGAAGGAGTGGCCCTCACCCTCCCCGAGCGCCTCAAGGACCAGACCATTCCCGTGATTGTCTTGGAGCTTGACGGCCCGCCTGTGGTGGAGGCCACGCTGCCGAGCCAAGATGCCCAGGGAACCGTAACGCTTGTCGCCGCCGATGCCAAGATCGAGGGAGGTACCGCGCGCTACGAGGCCGAGAAGAACTGTATTGGGTACTGGACCGACATAAAAGACACGGTGAGCTGGGAGTTTCAGCTCACCAAGCCCGGAAACTTTATCCCCGAGCTACAGCTTGCCGCCCCGCGCTCGGCGGCGGGAGCGCAGTACACGCTAGAGGTTCGCACGGGAGGAACCGTCACCCGCTGGAGCGGTCTTGTCCCCGACACCGGCGACTGGAACGCGTTTCAGACGGTCGTGCTGGCACCTCCACCCGGCCCCTACGCGCTGGGAGTGGGGCGCTACGTCCTCCGCGTGATCCCCAAGACCAAACCCGGCGAGGGCGTGATGAACCTGCGGAGTGTGCGTCTCAAGCCCGTGTGA
- a CDS encoding ABC transporter ATP-binding protein, with translation MLELKNLTKRYGERVAVDRLSLCVKRGERFGLLGPNGAGKTTTISMLVGALKPDSGEILFHGEPLQGETDPLKRKIGYVPQELALYEDLTAAENLRFFGAVYGLVGAALAERVRYGLELVGLTDRAKSRVRTFSGGMKRRLNLAAALLHEPELLVLDEPTVGVDPQSRNAIFEALQGLAQNGLTLLYTTHYMEEVERLCDRIAIMDQGQIVAEGTQAELSELLPTEKSRTITLAADDATLALLAAHGLSWREGGERGGLESVFLHLTGRSLRDE, from the coding sequence ATGCTCGAACTCAAGAACCTGACCAAGCGCTACGGCGAGCGGGTCGCGGTGGACCGGCTCTCGCTCTGTGTGAAACGAGGGGAGCGCTTCGGATTGCTCGGCCCCAATGGCGCGGGGAAGACCACGACCATCTCGATGCTGGTAGGGGCCCTCAAGCCCGATAGCGGGGAGATTCTCTTCCACGGCGAGCCGCTGCAGGGCGAGACCGACCCGCTGAAGCGCAAGATCGGCTATGTCCCGCAGGAGCTGGCCCTCTACGAAGACCTGACAGCGGCGGAGAACCTGCGCTTCTTTGGCGCGGTCTACGGCTTGGTCGGGGCGGCGTTGGCAGAGCGGGTGCGCTACGGGCTGGAGCTGGTGGGGCTGACCGACCGCGCCAAGAGCCGGGTGCGGACCTTCTCCGGTGGGATGAAGCGCCGCTTGAACCTGGCTGCCGCCCTGCTCCACGAGCCGGAGCTGCTGGTGCTCGACGAGCCCACGGTCGGGGTGGACCCACAGAGCCGCAATGCGATCTTCGAGGCGCTCCAGGGGCTGGCACAAAACGGTCTGACCCTGCTCTACACCACCCACTACATGGAGGAGGTCGAGCGCCTCTGTGACCGGATCGCGATCATGGACCAGGGGCAGATTGTCGCCGAAGGAACCCAGGCCGAGCTCTCCGAGCTGCTCCCCACGGAGAAGAGCCGCACGATTACACTCGCCGCCGACGATGCCACTCTCGCCTTGCTGGCGGCCCATGGGCTCTCGTGGCGCGAGGGCGGGGAGCGTGGGGGGCTGGAGTCGGTGTTTCTGCACCTGACCGGAAGGAGCCTGCGCGACGAATGA